In Brienomyrus brachyistius isolate T26 chromosome 3, BBRACH_0.4, whole genome shotgun sequence, the following proteins share a genomic window:
- the LOC125738497 gene encoding uncharacterized protein LOC125738497 isoform X2 — MMSSKSAEKDRQSALPSILDAYVSPRSIVENGEKKQPLKVRKCLRGEDEERLTESPEHSPDSEASRRAQAAMEQRHLQAYRNINRLRDVLHRRYSDLLREKIQKQRLDIKQRCFTTPKYLKHLGIQKEKNIRRQKLPFCTLTHDETHLKSLHKTNYYLIIDLQNQMMRNGWLKTHCDQEEFWALARQNQRGSELEKRLQDVREKMISSRSAPDLKSLERIKQETSDPEQMKLIASITGLREQAALSERDANGWGPAHHLRGRLQQEMDAIGQMFPKVPKFVTLQPAFLDLLKSFPELRISDTSQKTTCTDASLRKLHHMHSLTLTNMAASQRLLLNRGTHCPLWDDEGRDWNLHEYLFPTEVLRVNHGKIRKPPCPRRSPQAPSGQPETTSTLEPDTDAVPDTEHPKGILLTETQSEHREANSTKSPDPLSLEQACQKHPSAVTNRRKSRQICHHFFPVKKIFQPWFRSKNEKKDLKNGLTFHLFLFI, encoded by the exons AATGGTGAAAAAAAACAGCCGCTGAAGGTGAGGAAGTGCTTGCGCGGTGAGGATGAGGAGAGGCTCACAGAAAGCCCTGAACACAGCCCTGACAGCGAGGCTAGCAGGCGAGCGCAGGCTGCTATGGAGCAG cgCCATCTGCAGGCGTACAGAAACATTAACCGTTTGCGGGATGTTTTGCACCGGCGCTACTCAGACCTCTTGAGGGAGAAGATTCAAAAACAGAGACTTGACATCAAACAACGTTGTTTCACGACACCGAAATATCTGAAACATCTCGGAATACAA AAAGAGAAAAATATCAGACGTCAAAAGTTGCCCTTCTGCACCCTCACCCATGATGAAACACATCTGAAATCTCTTCATAAAACTAATTACTATCTG ATCATTGACCTCCAGAACCAGATGATGCGCAATGGTTGGCTGAAGACCCACTGTGATCAAGAAGAGTTCTGGGCACTGGCTAGGCAGAACCAGAGGGGGAGCGAACTGGAGAAGAGGCTGCAAGATGTCAGAGAGAAGA TGATTAGCAGTAGGTCCGCTCCAGATCTCAAGTCTTTGGAGCGGATAAAGCAAGAGACCTCAGACCCTGAACAGATGAAACTCATTGCTTCTATCACAGGTCTTCGTGAACAA GCTGCTCTTTCGGAAAGGGATGCCAATGGCTGGGGCCCCGCCCACCACCTCCGCGGCCGGCTGCAGCAGGAAATGGACGCTATTGGACAGATGTTTCCCAAG GTGCCCAAGTTTGTCACCCTCCAGCCTGCTTTTCTGGATCTGCTGAAGTCATTTCCCGAA CTGAGGATTTCTGACACATCACAGAAGACGACGTGCACAGACGCCAGCCTGAGGAAACTGCATCACATGCACAGCCTCACCCTCACCAATATGGCCGCTTCCCAGAG ATTACTGCTGAACAGAGGCACACACTGTCCGCTCTGGGACGATGAGGGCAGAGACTGGAATCTG CACGAGTACTTATTTCCTACTGAGGTTCTTAGAGTGAATCATGGGAAGATCAGAAAGCCCCCTTGTCCTCGCCGCTCTCCACAAGCCCCAAGTGGCCAGCCTGAGACCACATCTACACTGGAACCTGACACAGACGCTGTGCCGGATACAGAGCATCCTAAGGG CATCCTGCTGACTGAAACACAGTCTGAGCACAGAGAGGCAAACTCCACTAAGTCCCCTGATCCCCTATCATTGGAACAAGCGTGTCAGAAACACCCCTCTGCG GTTACGAACAGAAGGAAATCAAGACAAATTTGCCATCATTTTTTTCCAGTGAAAAAAATCTTCCAGCCTTGGTTCAGAtctaaaaatgaaaagaaagatttaaaaaatgggctcacttttcatttgtttttatttatataa
- the LOC125738497 gene encoding uncharacterized protein LOC125738497 isoform X1, with translation MMSSKSAEKDRQSALPSILDAYVSPRSIVENGEKKQPLKVRKCLRGEDEERLTESPEHSPDSEASRRAQAAMEQRHLQAYRNINRLRDVLHRRYSDLLREKIQKQRLDIKQRCFTTPKYLKHLGIQKEKNIRRQKLPFCTLTHDETHLKSLHKTNYYLIIDLQNQMMRNGWLKTHCDQEEFWALARQNQRGSELEKRLQDVREKMISSRSAPDLKSLERIKQETSDPEQMKLIASITGLREQAALSERDANGWGPAHHLRGRLQQEMDAIGQMFPKLQVPKFVTLQPAFLDLLKSFPELRISDTSQKTTCTDASLRKLHHMHSLTLTNMAASQRLLLNRGTHCPLWDDEGRDWNLHEYLFPTEVLRVNHGKIRKPPCPRRSPQAPSGQPETTSTLEPDTDAVPDTEHPKGILLTETQSEHREANSTKSPDPLSLEQACQKHPSAVTNRRKSRQICHHFFPVKKIFQPWFRSKNEKKDLKNGLTFHLFLFI, from the exons AATGGTGAAAAAAAACAGCCGCTGAAGGTGAGGAAGTGCTTGCGCGGTGAGGATGAGGAGAGGCTCACAGAAAGCCCTGAACACAGCCCTGACAGCGAGGCTAGCAGGCGAGCGCAGGCTGCTATGGAGCAG cgCCATCTGCAGGCGTACAGAAACATTAACCGTTTGCGGGATGTTTTGCACCGGCGCTACTCAGACCTCTTGAGGGAGAAGATTCAAAAACAGAGACTTGACATCAAACAACGTTGTTTCACGACACCGAAATATCTGAAACATCTCGGAATACAA AAAGAGAAAAATATCAGACGTCAAAAGTTGCCCTTCTGCACCCTCACCCATGATGAAACACATCTGAAATCTCTTCATAAAACTAATTACTATCTG ATCATTGACCTCCAGAACCAGATGATGCGCAATGGTTGGCTGAAGACCCACTGTGATCAAGAAGAGTTCTGGGCACTGGCTAGGCAGAACCAGAGGGGGAGCGAACTGGAGAAGAGGCTGCAAGATGTCAGAGAGAAGA TGATTAGCAGTAGGTCCGCTCCAGATCTCAAGTCTTTGGAGCGGATAAAGCAAGAGACCTCAGACCCTGAACAGATGAAACTCATTGCTTCTATCACAGGTCTTCGTGAACAA GCTGCTCTTTCGGAAAGGGATGCCAATGGCTGGGGCCCCGCCCACCACCTCCGCGGCCGGCTGCAGCAGGAAATGGACGCTATTGGACAGATGTTTCCCAAG CTACAGGTGCCCAAGTTTGTCACCCTCCAGCCTGCTTTTCTGGATCTGCTGAAGTCATTTCCCGAA CTGAGGATTTCTGACACATCACAGAAGACGACGTGCACAGACGCCAGCCTGAGGAAACTGCATCACATGCACAGCCTCACCCTCACCAATATGGCCGCTTCCCAGAG ATTACTGCTGAACAGAGGCACACACTGTCCGCTCTGGGACGATGAGGGCAGAGACTGGAATCTG CACGAGTACTTATTTCCTACTGAGGTTCTTAGAGTGAATCATGGGAAGATCAGAAAGCCCCCTTGTCCTCGCCGCTCTCCACAAGCCCCAAGTGGCCAGCCTGAGACCACATCTACACTGGAACCTGACACAGACGCTGTGCCGGATACAGAGCATCCTAAGGG CATCCTGCTGACTGAAACACAGTCTGAGCACAGAGAGGCAAACTCCACTAAGTCCCCTGATCCCCTATCATTGGAACAAGCGTGTCAGAAACACCCCTCTGCG GTTACGAACAGAAGGAAATCAAGACAAATTTGCCATCATTTTTTTCCAGTGAAAAAAATCTTCCAGCCTTGGTTCAGAtctaaaaatgaaaagaaagatttaaaaaatgggctcacttttcatttgtttttatttatataa
- the LOC125738497 gene encoding uncharacterized protein LOC125738497 isoform X4, translating to MMSSKSAEKDRQSALPSILDAYVSPRSIVENGEKKQPLKVRKCLRGEDEERLTESPEHSPDSEASRRAQAAMEQRHLQAYRNINRLRDVLHRRYSDLLREKIQKQRLDIKQRCFTTPKYLKHLGIQKEKNIRRQKLPFCTLTHDETHLKSLHKTNYYLIIDLQNQMMRNGWLKTHCDQEEFWALARQNQRGSELEKRLQDVREKMISSRSAPDLKSLERIKQETSDPEQMKLIASITGLREQAALSERDANGWGPAHHLRGRLQQEMDAIGQMFPKLQVPKFVTLQPAFLDLLKSFPELRISDTSQKTTCTDASLRKLHHMHSLTLTNMAASQRLLLNRGTHCPLWDDEGRDWNLHEYLFPTEVLRVNHGKIRKPPCPRRSPQAPSGQPETTSTLEPDTDAVPDTEHPKGILLTETQSEHREANSTKSPDPLSLEQACQKHPSAVKMLPSKSWTNYI from the exons AATGGTGAAAAAAAACAGCCGCTGAAGGTGAGGAAGTGCTTGCGCGGTGAGGATGAGGAGAGGCTCACAGAAAGCCCTGAACACAGCCCTGACAGCGAGGCTAGCAGGCGAGCGCAGGCTGCTATGGAGCAG cgCCATCTGCAGGCGTACAGAAACATTAACCGTTTGCGGGATGTTTTGCACCGGCGCTACTCAGACCTCTTGAGGGAGAAGATTCAAAAACAGAGACTTGACATCAAACAACGTTGTTTCACGACACCGAAATATCTGAAACATCTCGGAATACAA AAAGAGAAAAATATCAGACGTCAAAAGTTGCCCTTCTGCACCCTCACCCATGATGAAACACATCTGAAATCTCTTCATAAAACTAATTACTATCTG ATCATTGACCTCCAGAACCAGATGATGCGCAATGGTTGGCTGAAGACCCACTGTGATCAAGAAGAGTTCTGGGCACTGGCTAGGCAGAACCAGAGGGGGAGCGAACTGGAGAAGAGGCTGCAAGATGTCAGAGAGAAGA TGATTAGCAGTAGGTCCGCTCCAGATCTCAAGTCTTTGGAGCGGATAAAGCAAGAGACCTCAGACCCTGAACAGATGAAACTCATTGCTTCTATCACAGGTCTTCGTGAACAA GCTGCTCTTTCGGAAAGGGATGCCAATGGCTGGGGCCCCGCCCACCACCTCCGCGGCCGGCTGCAGCAGGAAATGGACGCTATTGGACAGATGTTTCCCAAG CTACAGGTGCCCAAGTTTGTCACCCTCCAGCCTGCTTTTCTGGATCTGCTGAAGTCATTTCCCGAA CTGAGGATTTCTGACACATCACAGAAGACGACGTGCACAGACGCCAGCCTGAGGAAACTGCATCACATGCACAGCCTCACCCTCACCAATATGGCCGCTTCCCAGAG ATTACTGCTGAACAGAGGCACACACTGTCCGCTCTGGGACGATGAGGGCAGAGACTGGAATCTG CACGAGTACTTATTTCCTACTGAGGTTCTTAGAGTGAATCATGGGAAGATCAGAAAGCCCCCTTGTCCTCGCCGCTCTCCACAAGCCCCAAGTGGCCAGCCTGAGACCACATCTACACTGGAACCTGACACAGACGCTGTGCCGGATACAGAGCATCCTAAGGG CATCCTGCTGACTGAAACACAGTCTGAGCACAGAGAGGCAAACTCCACTAAGTCCCCTGATCCCCTATCATTGGAACAAGCGTGTCAGAAACACCCCTCTGCG GTAAAAATGTTGCCCTCCAAGTCCTGGACCAACTACATTTAA